A genomic segment from Bradyrhizobium sp. ISRA430 encodes:
- a CDS encoding S9 family peptidase, whose amino-acid sequence MNRRKDTLGHEILQVADYERALSINGYYAQLTVNVADVPFWMSDGEAFAYCRSVRGRRQFILVNAVKGAKQLAFDHDKVAAALTRATQRHYDADNLPFCRFDLASDGREISFEIDSTRWSCDLVSYTCLSQSASSKVDEENPYGSPPVENDPKEKSASPDGKWLAYINRHNLFLCSKDGPQDMPLTWDGSESNYYGLSTLSWSPNSRYLAGYRFRPGYERKIHFVESSPTDQLHPRRRTMTYPKPGDLLTVSHPVLFEIGSRREIQLDNNLFRNPYELSPIEWWEDSRGFTFKYNQRGHQLYRLLEVVAATGEVRSLIDEWSKTFIDYQPLNMDQECTGKIFQYNVADGKEIIWASERDGHEHLYLFDGRTGELKNQITRGNWVVRTVYFVDPVRRQIWFGASGMNASEDPYFIHGYRIDFDGTGLSALTPGAANHHIEFSPDGRYYVDLCSRIDLPPSLVLYRTSDNSKLMQVESADISELVAAGWTPPLSFHAKGRDGETDIWGVIHLPTNFDQTKRYPVVERIYAGPHGSFVPKSFSASAEPLAQLGFVVVQIDGMGTNNRSRAFHDVAWKNLKDGGLPDRILWHKAASANYPWYDISNLGIFGASAGGQNAVSALLFHSEFYKVGVANCGCYDNRMDKIWWNEQWMGWPVGIEYSQSSSVDNAHRLQGKLLLIVGELDENVDPSSTFQLADRLIDAGKFFDMLVVPNGNHGVPGNYCKLKLVDFFVRNILWQIPPNWNAASIEPLSRCWMRGRDRQQLISSIESHK is encoded by the coding sequence GTGAACCGCCGGAAAGACACACTGGGACACGAGATCCTGCAGGTAGCGGATTACGAACGAGCCCTCTCGATTAACGGCTACTATGCTCAGCTCACGGTCAATGTCGCGGACGTGCCGTTCTGGATGTCAGATGGTGAGGCCTTTGCTTATTGCCGAAGCGTAAGGGGCCGGCGCCAATTCATCCTCGTGAACGCTGTCAAGGGCGCAAAACAGCTGGCCTTTGATCATGATAAGGTGGCTGCCGCCCTCACCCGAGCAACGCAGAGGCATTACGACGCTGACAATCTGCCATTCTGTCGCTTCGACCTGGCTAGCGATGGTCGCGAGATCAGCTTCGAGATCGATAGCACCAGGTGGAGCTGCGATCTTGTGAGCTACACTTGTCTAAGCCAGAGCGCTTCCTCCAAAGTCGATGAGGAGAACCCCTATGGCAGCCCTCCGGTAGAAAATGATCCGAAGGAAAAAAGCGCGTCTCCTGATGGTAAATGGCTGGCCTATATCAATAGGCACAATCTATTCCTGTGCAGCAAGGATGGCCCGCAGGACATGCCCTTGACCTGGGACGGATCCGAAAGCAACTACTATGGGTTGTCGACACTGAGTTGGTCTCCGAACTCGCGCTATCTTGCGGGATACCGGTTCCGCCCCGGATACGAGCGTAAGATTCATTTCGTCGAATCGTCGCCGACCGACCAGCTTCATCCGAGGCGCCGGACGATGACGTATCCTAAACCTGGCGACCTGTTGACAGTATCACATCCGGTGCTCTTTGAGATCGGCAGCCGACGCGAGATCCAACTCGACAACAATCTATTCCGAAATCCGTACGAACTTTCGCCGATCGAGTGGTGGGAGGACAGTCGAGGTTTCACTTTTAAGTATAATCAACGAGGTCATCAGCTCTATCGCCTTCTAGAAGTGGTAGCAGCCACCGGAGAAGTCCGCTCGCTGATCGATGAGTGGAGCAAGACCTTCATCGACTATCAGCCACTGAACATGGACCAGGAGTGCACTGGCAAAATCTTTCAGTATAACGTCGCAGACGGGAAGGAGATCATCTGGGCGTCCGAGCGCGACGGACACGAGCATCTCTACCTTTTCGATGGCCGAACCGGCGAGCTTAAAAATCAGATCACCAGAGGCAATTGGGTGGTCCGCACGGTCTATTTTGTTGATCCGGTTAGGCGCCAGATCTGGTTTGGCGCGAGCGGAATGAACGCAAGCGAAGATCCTTACTTCATCCATGGGTACCGAATCGACTTTGACGGGACGGGCCTGAGTGCGCTCACGCCTGGAGCGGCAAATCATCACATCGAGTTCTCGCCAGATGGCCGCTACTATGTAGACCTGTGTTCACGAATCGACCTTCCGCCGAGCTTGGTCTTATACCGAACCAGTGACAATTCGAAGCTCATGCAGGTCGAAAGCGCCGACATTTCGGAGCTCGTGGCTGCTGGCTGGACGCCGCCGCTCAGCTTTCATGCGAAGGGGAGAGATGGCGAGACTGATATTTGGGGTGTCATTCACCTTCCCACTAATTTCGATCAAACCAAGCGATATCCGGTCGTAGAGAGAATATATGCTGGCCCTCACGGTTCTTTCGTTCCGAAGTCATTCTCAGCCTCGGCCGAGCCGCTCGCGCAACTTGGATTCGTCGTTGTACAGATCGATGGGATGGGGACGAACAACCGCTCGCGAGCGTTCCACGACGTCGCCTGGAAAAATCTGAAGGACGGTGGCCTTCCCGATCGAATCCTGTGGCACAAGGCGGCAAGCGCAAACTATCCGTGGTACGATATTTCAAACCTTGGCATTTTTGGTGCGTCCGCCGGTGGTCAGAATGCGGTGAGCGCACTCCTCTTCCATTCTGAGTTCTACAAGGTAGGTGTCGCTAATTGTGGTTGCTATGACAACCGAATGGACAAGATCTGGTGGAATGAGCAGTGGATGGGCTGGCCGGTTGGCATCGAATATTCACAATCCTCCTCCGTCGACAACGCGCACCGATTACAAGGTAAGCTGTTGCTGATTGTCGGCGAACTGGATGAAAACGTCGATCCGTCGTCCACCTTCCAACTTGCCGATCGTCTTATCGACGCAGGAAAATTCTTCGACATGCTTGTGGTGCCGAACGGAAACCACGGAGTGCCAGGCAATTACTGCAAACTAAAGCTCGTGGATTTCTTCGTTCGCAACATTCTTTGGCAGATACCACCTAACTGGAACGCGGCTTCGATCGAGCCGCTGAGCCGGTGCTGGATGCGAGGACGCGATCGCCAACAACTAATTAGCTCGATCGAATCTCACAAGTGA
- a CDS encoding recombinase family protein codes for MAGPHFSARWQSGTNALSETMRKLVRALARAAAIAARISRTVKPVQAMMMRAAIYTMFSENEKQSGKSIEDQVALCRAFCKREGHIVVEVYSDHGISGPSTVNRTGFQRLMPNARSRKFDVIEVFRPHLRRPRRPGRLSQRTRSAGVQVIAVQDNIVADDLQVGVKGLFACS; via the coding sequence ATGGCCGGCCCACATTTCAGTGCCCGTTGGCAAAGCGGGACAAACGCGCTCAGCGAGACAATGCGCAAACTCGTGCGCGCCCTTGCCCGCGCCGCAGCGATAGCCGCCAGAATCAGCAGAACCGTCAAACCAGTGCAGGCGATGATGATGAGAGCGGCGATCTACACAATGTTTAGTGAGAATGAAAAGCAGAGCGGCAAGTCGATTGAGGATCAGGTCGCGCTGTGCCGCGCATTCTGCAAGCGTGAGGGTCACATCGTCGTTGAGGTCTACTCCGATCACGGCATTTCCGGCCCCTCCACCGTCAACCGCACGGGCTTTCAGCGCCTGATGCCGAATGCCAGGAGCCGGAAGTTCGATGTGATCGAAGTCTTTCGACCCCATCTCAGGCGACCTCGAAGGCCTGGGCGGCTTTCACAACGAACCAGGTCTGCCGGCGTCCAGGTGATCGCTGTCCAGGACAACATCGTCGCTGACGATCTCCAGGTCGGCGTCAAAGGTCTGTTTGCCTGTTCTTGA